TATGTGTACGATGCTTAGCAAAGAGAGAATATCGAGAAGGACTGGAGGTTTATTGAGGGATATAAgtatcttcatcttcttcatcaccGCCCATGCCATCGTTGTTAGTAGATGAACTAGCGAAACTACCCATAGCATCTGGTGGAGGAACGTAACGTGGTTTTGGACGACTGTGAGGGTTGAAACGACCTCTTCTTGGTCCACCCATTGAGCCATGGACAGAATTACTACTAGTAGCACCGCCAACTCTATCAGCAAATGGAACGGCAAACCCACCTCTGGAGGCGTCGTATTCAAATCTTAATTCATCACTGACTTGACCACCACTTTTCCCACGACCAAATTGACGACCATCTTCGAATCCAGGGTccaaatcaattgaaatatttctatCGTCTAATTTGGTCTCTGTTAAATACTTGACAGCATTTAAAGCTTCCCTTggtttattatatatcaCAAAACAGAAACCACATGGTGTGAACTTGAAACGATCCAACCCCATGATGATTCTCTTAATAACACCACATTTGCTGAATAGCTCGTATATCTGTTCTTCAGATGTATAGAATGATAGGTTCCCCACATATATAGTAGAACTTCTCATGGATTGACGCAAATCGTCTAAACCGTTGGCATGATTTTTACGGGCCTttcttaataaatatttagaagGACGGTCCAATCTTTCCACGGAGTTATCATATTTGATTTCATCGAATTCTGCCAAGGACATCGTGGCTCGACTTCAATAACAGCTTTCTAGACTTTTCTCGAAATATTTAGTCtgtaaaatatcttttttttttatgctAATCTTTCCAATATATTACTTTCGTTTTTGAATCCCACAAATCTATtctattagaaaataatcataatgCAAGCCCGGGTAACATAACTATTCTCGTTTCAATCATGCCTTTCTACTTTGCAAGATGTATATTAGATACTGTACTCAATATAACATATATGCTAATCTAAGCtgttaaattttcaagattATTTAACTATCATTACTGctttaattcttttgttttttttttttttattttttttcccattttatttcatctctattttaatcatttttaaCATTGGTCAGGGCTCACAACCATTTTAGccttaaatttttttcagaaaTTTGGGGCCGATTTTCTAGCTAAATAACTGATTTTGGAAATTTCAATGCatctattatttgaataatcaaACTAAACAAAGTTAAGGAAAAAGTGTACTagaattctttaatttggattaataaattcataaatcaaaaaaaagatagcTATTGCTTGTACTGTAAAAATGACTACTATAGAGGAACCACCGTTAACAGGAGGAGACTCTTCGACTATCGCACGGTTGGCCGAGAATACTGTCCCAGTtcccaataataataaagattcaAGTATGAATGTTGACACAAATGGATCTTTGAAGACTCCTTCTCCTACTCCAAACACAAACGAAAATACATCTAATAACGGGCAAGGTACTACCACTGGTAACGGGAATAATATTGCCGATATTTCTCCAAATACAATCGTGCCTTTGCAGGAGAATGCCACAATTACTGAGAAGAATATGAACTCTAGTGATAAGAATATGGAGGAGTATCCATCTTCAACAACCACAACAACGGCCAACGTCGAAATTAATAGTTTATCTAATGTAGCTGATGAAGAGAAAGGCGAACTtgaagaagaggaagaagaagaagaaggtGAAACGAGATGTGTTTGTGGGGAATTTGATCCACCAGACGATTCAGGGTTTTATATTCAGTGTGAGAGTTGTGGTGTTTGGCAACATGGGTATTGTGTGGGTATTACTCAAGGAGATGATTCTGCCGATCTGGATAAGTATTGGTGTGAACAATGTAAACCTAATTTACATAGACTATATACAACCGAAACCGGGGAAGCTAGGTCAGTTTACAAACCTGTTCAAGATAAGAAATCGCAGAATGACAGAGTAAAGAGGAGGAATGGAAGATCTAGTTCAAAGTCAAGTCAGAACAGTAGTAGCTCTAAGAATGATTCGTCTGCCTCTCCCACAACGGTACCTTTAAAAAGAGATCGAGAAAACTCAAGCTCAAAAGATGACCTCCTAAATACTTcgaataataaatcatctaATGATTCTCATGTGgataaaaaacaaaaattaaaatctaGAAATTCCATTAATGAAGAGacaaatgataaaaataataaagataaatatatagCTGAAGAagttgatgatgatgaagaagaagctgAAGACtataatgaagatgagtTCCATTCAAAACACAGTTTTAATGATAGCAATCTAGATGAGCTGGACGAATtagagaagaaaaaatttcatgaTAGAAAGAGAGCCACTTCGTCTTCTAGAGAAGAAAAACAATATCAAAGAATGTTAGAAAAGGCAATCTTAGAGAGTAAAAGAACTTCCGTTCAACTAGatgaaaacaaaaagggtaataatattccaaatgaTAATACAGACATTTCATCAAATAGCGATCAAGATATAACAAGTAaagagaaaataaagaaaaattcttcgaaagaaaattcaaaagatattgaaaattcattgaaaagtaatttaaattctaataagGATTCTAAAAATGATTCTCAAGAAGACTCAATtgtaaaatcaaataataatatgaaagaTACCAATGATACAAAGGACTCAAATCTAATAGAGGAAACTACCCTTGGCACttcagaaaataattataacaatagtaataatcataatgaTGGTTCTCAAAAATTTACCGCTGAAATTACCAATTCAGAAAGTATTGCAAATAATGGCACCACTACTACTTCACAGGAAAAACTCTCAACTGATGATAATCttaattcaatatcaaatgatgatgaaaagaaaaaatcttcatcttcaggAAACTCTACACCAAGTTTAAAGAAATCAGGTTCTACAATCTCATCAgaagaagataataatgcaaataattcatcaagTAATAGTAGACGTTCAACCAGTGCAACTTCTTTAACTCCAAATACAAGAAAGGCAAGACGTGGTGGAACCAAAAATACGACGAGAAGAGGTGAAAGAAAAAGCCCCAATTCAACTCCAACCACGAAGGGTAAAAGAAATTCCAAGAATTCAAACTCAAACACTGATGTTGATATTACAAAGCCAATGAGAGCAAGAGTACCTCCACAGAGAACTTCATTGAATGAAATGAAAAGAAGGGTTGCCGCTATATTAGAATTCATCTCAAGAACTCAATGGGAATTAAGTCAAGATAAATCCTCCAGAGATGATCTGGTTAGATTTGTCGATAATCAACAGTTTATTCAACAAGTTGATGCTCTCTATGCTAATTATGATGAGagtttaaaaatgatgGATGATTTGACAAGGTCTTTACTATATtggcaaaaaaaatataacgACCCGAATCCTGATTCATTCACTGATCTAATTCCTAACACAACTCTCTCTAAATCTACTGCCAGtagtaatgaaaataatatctcTAACGAAAATAATGAACCAACAATAAAGGaatagaaatataatatcCTTCATGATTAACCTTTGTGGACACgattaaaattgattattCGCAATATACTCTTATCTTTCTATCTTactcattttttttatatcatTAAACCAAGCCTTTATTAatgtaatatttattcCATGCTTAACCAGCTACTTACTAAAaccaaattctttaatcatttcatcatttctttttaactCTTTCATCACCAattcgtttttttttcttactTTAAAATCAACTTTATTCATTTGTAATGTATACAAATCTTTAGTTATGCATCAGTTAGATAATgtattatatatctatCTAGGATATTATACACAGATATCTAAACTTATAAACGTAAACTTCTCAAGAATTCTCTCGTAGATAGAATATCATTACCACCTAGAACAACTCTCatgttgttattatttttagaaatatcttGATTAAACTCATGAATAATTTTCGCTTCTTCATATGTAACACCACCAACTATGAATACAACCGTATCCTGAGGTGGTAAAGTATTACGAATACTTGAAGGTtcctttaaatatttatatttttctattgaTAATTTGTTTGTTGATAGTTCAGTCAATATATGTGAGATTTCAGGTAAATGCTGCATGAATACATTATCAGACATcgttgaattattattattccttgaatttaatttatcattaaatctTCTAGCTAAATCGCTTAATAGATGATCAGATACgttattagtttttttcatattatcTACTgaagtattatttgaaaaatctgTATGgaacatttttttaatctttaataatagattaaCATCTTCAATAGGCATAGAACTACTTTTTAAtcttgaaattaaattgtCCATTTGTCTTGGATTTGAATTACCATGTCTTAGCATATAAATAcatgataattttaatttataaaaattgtcTAATTTCTGAGAGTCTAATAGGGTCAGTAATTGCTGGTAATCCTCTTGATTATCATCATGAACAGAAATATTTTGCTCTAATTCACTAACACCCCATATATCTCTCAATTGCAATTGTTTATCTAATTCACCAACGATCGCCATATGTTTGGAAACGTTTCCTgataattttctaaattctGGGTATTTCTCTATGAATCCCTTGATATCTTCAATAGTTTCAATCTTAGTATTTGATTGAgttttatctttataattaattacaTATTGCTTAACTTTATCGCCTAATTCaccaaaattcaaatacatAGTATCATGGAAGAATGGATCTTGCTTAGCAGATAAGGTAACTTTTTGCAAatctttatcaatattatctaCTTTAGATAAATCAacaatatttcttttgacCCCAATATACTCATGAATCATACTTTGATAAGTCCACGGTTGTAAAAGAGGTGTTAATGGATCATTCTTACGATCTAACAATAGCAGAATTGGTGTGGTATCCATCGTAGGAAAGTCAAACAATGAAGTGTCATTCTGAGATATTGAAAACTCTACTTCTTTGGCTAGTTTTGCGCATAATTTACTATTAGTAGCGTACCTTATTTGAGGccttaattttaaagacaAAAGTAACGATGTAATACTCTCTGTTACCGTACGTAATCCATCTTCATCCCATAGTTCAAAATTTcgaaataataaatcattagaACAATCCAAGGTACAtaaatcttcatttaaaatgtgATAATCTTGGAATATTTCTTCGACTTTAACTACAGCTTCCATGTCGTCTGCTTCCGCCAACCTTTCCAATTGAGACTTCGAGAccatattattgaaaaaaatatgatacTCTCCATATTTAGGATTTTGCAATTCTTTTACCAATAATTGAATACTTTCTTCTGAAGGAGATATATAAACCATACATTTGATGTGACGCATGGTATCCCTGTTTGGATTTTCCAACGTATCTACCAAATACACCTCATTCTGTAGTAATTCTGTTTGTGTAGAACACATAGAAATCGTAGTTACCGTATctttatctaataataaagctTTTATCTTAGTGCTTTCTTCAGCATTTGCATTTGGCTTTGCCTTTGAATTGACAATTCTAGATACGTATAAATCCGCAACcttaaataaattcatccttgaattttcttttaataaataatatggaCAATTGATAGAATCTTCATAAAAGTATTGAAGTTCCACACACTTTGCTACACCAACTATTCTATTTCTatgttaaatatttaactaaTTTGGAAGTAACCTTGTTGAAGAAAGGCTGAAACTTAATCAAATAGAATTTCACTTTCTCCGGAATGGATAAATTTCGAGAATTTCAACTATCCgttaattctaattcagtCTATTATAGAAATTCAAAGATATGCAGATACGTTGAgtatagaaaataaaagaaataggCCTATCGTATTCGCTAATACGCTTTCTTGGTACAGGTTAACTAAAAAAGAGCTctgaaattttatcattgCGCTAAAAATCAAAGGAACAGCCTCATTTTTGGATTATAAAAAGTTAGATTAGCAATTACCACCGAGGTAAAAGTATAAAAAGTTCCTGTTAAATTATCGTATATAGATGGGCGGCCATAGAGGTAGAACTTTAAGAACCGAATTTGAGTTCTCAACAGGCACCAATTCAACTGAAAAGGGCCAAAACGCCAATACTAATCTAACGGCTTCCCACGTTGGAAGACACCCAAGACAATTCTCTACTAGATCAAGGGCAAAAAGTACCGCTAGTTTTAAAGGTTTGCATAGAAATTCACAAACACATGAAACAGTAGGGAGTTCGAACTTATCTGGAGGTAATACAGGTTCCGATCAACAAGAAAGTACCCGCTATGGGTCCTTTAAAAAATCCAAAAGTTCTGATTTCATAGCTAGGAAACGTACAGTAAGTGGGCTTAGCATGACTGCTCTAAATAGAACAAGAACCCATTATTCAGGAGAACCTCATGGGAAATCAAGCCCAACAACTCATTTAAGAACCGCTCATAGTGTTACGTCCACTGGATTAAATTGTAGTACGACACCAGTTGGATTAAAACcaagaagaacaaaaagTACTCATTCAATCGTATACATGAAGTACTCAGAAGAGGATGGTGACaacaattctaataatcCGTCAATCACAGATGAAGaagttgaatattttacagaagaagaagaagatagTAAGGAAAGGACACACTCGAAAAAACATGACGTTATTAAAAGACCCATTACTCCAAAGAAGACCCATTCGGAGCCACCTGTTGGAATAAATGAACTAGAACAAAAAGCGCAATTAGATTCACAAAAATTAAGTTACAAGGCGCCATCTGATTTATTGAACCCATCTAAGACAAGTGAGGAAAACACTAACAATATCAAAACAACGGTAGCAGCATTTAATGAGAATGCTGGTAACGAAagtaatgataaaatagaaccaaatttacaaaaaaatattaacaagAGTGAAAATGAAACTGAAGCTAAGCAAGCTATAAcagatgaaattaatggAGAAAAGTTGAAATGGACTGAGGAaaggaataaaaaaaatgatcaTGACAAAGATAACAAAGATATAAATACTCACGAAGATTTGAATGATAATTATTCGAGAAAAATGAATAGTAGTACTTCCGAAACAGTTGTTCCTAATTTAGACGGTTCTGTCGACGATGATCGTTTAGATGGGAGCGACCAGATAGAGCAAGGGAATATACACAGTATAGCCCATGATGGTGGTCATAGCTTGGTAAGACACAGTACTTCAAGCTTAAGAATGAATGGACTAGAGGAAGGAATCATAAGTGGCCAAAAGAAAGCCGATAGCAATGGGATTATTGAACCTAAATCGAAAAActctaaaaaattaacgATTAGAACAGATAATACTATTAATCacaataatttaatagcTACCACTCAAAGCAATGGAAACACGATTATCTCAAactataataatagtactAATAATGATGGCTATAATATCCAAGGCCCCCCTAGTAgcaatgatgaaaaatatattccaaGCATGATTTTATCTCAATCAACGGGTGTTGAGAGACGCTTTGAGAATCCCCCATCTATTACAAATTcactaaataaaaatttcaataatctGGATGATACAAGATCAATTGTGAAAGAAATATCCAATAAAGATAACAATAAGTTAGACACTGACTCCAATACGAATCGGAATATGCAAAACCAAAATATTACCATatctgaaaataataaatttaaaactatATCTAAACAGGATAACTTTAAAACTCAACAGCGAGGCCAGGTAAATCAAAATAGCTctaattatatttcaaaaaatgacttaaataaaacaacATTAAGTGAGAAAGCAGGTAATGTAGATTTATCTAGGCAAACAAACAATATTTCAACAAGGGAAAGTTTATTTGCTGGACCTAACAAACTTGATAAAGCAGCTGAtcaatcaataaaaaaaaaagaagattcTATTCTTCAAAAGGAACATAATCGCTCTTCTTTGATTAGTACTGGAAATTCTGCACAAAAATCGACATCATTTAACAATTTCACacaatttttaaaggaGGATTTAGAAAACGATGGTGATTCTAGAACACAGAAGAAACTATGGCTTCAAAGAGAAAGTTCTATTCTAGATTTAACTGCACAAAACAACGATAGCACATCATTATTTACTGCTACAAATATTGAGGTAAAACgtgaatttgaaagaatttcCCATGAGTATACGAATATACGTAGATTTGATAATCCATTAAAGGAAGGTATCTCGAGATTAACTGCTAACGAGAAAATCTATTTAGGCAAGAGTAATACCGATGTAAAAAGTCAAGGCTTTCGAAGTAACTTATTTTCAGGGTTTAACAATCAAACGAAGAGGACTgatgattttttcaataattcagAGCTTGCTCAGCTAAATAGAATACTATCATCTATTTGGAAAGAGGAaactataaattttcaGTCGCAAAGTAACCCTTTAGAAAAAGGATCAATTCCTAATCAAGGCCAGCATATGGCACAACACAATAGGACTTCAATGCGAGGTATTTTAGGCCAAAATAGCGGTATGCATAATCAAAGATCTATTAACTCAATTCAACCAACTACTAGAGCAGTTAACCGTAGAATAGAAAATCAGTTTTCAAGTAAACATACTACTAACTTATAGCTAGTAAGAGTTGAGTTATTGTTAAATTTCCCATTTTTTTAGGCAATTCGGAATTTTTCTAtgctttgaaaaataaaattgaaaaattagaaaagtttaaaagtatatttctgaaattatttcttaCATAGCGGAATATAATTCTAatccaaatatattttaatatagcAGGATTAGATTATGTCTGAAATTACAGAATTAACACATTGTGGTCCATCACTCTGTGTTAAATTTTTCGAACACTATGTTTTTGCTGCATATGGACCattgttaaaaatttatgaatATAAAACTGGAAAAGTTGTGAATACATGTCGAGTActtaaaaagaataaagtTCATGGCATTAGCATTGGGAAATCTGGTAATATACTAGCATATGGTGCTAGATCGGTATCTGTTTTCCCTATGTCAGAAGCATTGAAGAAAGAATCTGTACAAAAGTACGAGAATATAACTACGGAATGGATTACTAGTTCTGAATTTGATTATACtgagaaaaatatttatatgcTAACTTGttacaataaaatattagtcTACAATCTAGAAAGCAAATCTATTGCTATTAAGGCTGTACCTGGCGAAAGAtctattttatattcaGGCTCTATTAAAGTATTTTCTGACGATAAAGCTTATGCCGTTGCAGGCACTGTTATGAATGGTGTAATTATTTGGGACTTAATTACCGAAAAGATGTTCCACAATTTAACCGGCCATGAAGGTGCAATTTT
This genomic stretch from Henningerozyma blattae CBS 6284 chromosome 1, complete genome harbors:
- the CBC2 gene encoding nuclear cap-binding protein subunit CBC2 (similar to Saccharomyces cerevisiae CBC2 (YPL178W); ancestral locus Anc_6.171), with the protein product MSLAEFDEIKYDNSVERLDRPSKYLLRKARKNHANGLDDLRQSMRSSTIYVGNLSFYTSEEQIYELFSKCGVIKRIIMGLDRFKFTPCGFCFVIYNKPREALNAVKYLTETKLDDRNISIDLDPGFEDGRQFGRGKSGGQVSDELRFEYDASRGGFAVPFADRVGGATSSNSVHGSMGGPRRGRFNPHSRPKPRYVPPPDAMGSFASSSTNNDGMGGDEEDEDTYIPQ
- the CTI6 gene encoding Cti6p (similar to Saccharomyces cerevisiae CTI6 (YPL181W); ancestral locus Anc_6.173); this translates as MTTIEEPPLTGGDSSTIARLAENTVPVPNNNKDSSMNVDTNGSLKTPSPTPNTNENTSNNGQGTTTGNGNNIADISPNTIVPLQENATITEKNMNSSDKNMEEYPSSTTTTTANVEINSLSNVADEEKGELEEEEEEEEGETRCVCGEFDPPDDSGFYIQCESCGVWQHGYCVGITQGDDSADLDKYWCEQCKPNLHRLYTTETGEARSVYKPVQDKKSQNDRVKRRNGRSSSKSSQNSSSSKNDSSASPTTVPLKRDRENSSSKDDLLNTSNNKSSNDSHVDKKQKLKSRNSINEETNDKNNKDKYIAEEVDDDEEEAEDYNEDEFHSKHSFNDSNLDELDELEKKKFHDRKRATSSSREEKQYQRMLEKAILESKRTSVQLDENKKGNNIPNDNTDISSNSDQDITSKEKIKKNSSKENSKDIENSLKSNLNSNKDSKNDSQEDSIVKSNNNMKDTNDTKDSNLIEETTLGTSENNYNNSNNHNDGSQKFTAEITNSESIANNGTTTTSQEKLSTDDNLNSISNDDEKKKSSSSGNSTPSLKKSGSTISSEEDNNANNSSSNSRRSTSATSLTPNTRKARRGGTKNTTRRGERKSPNSTPTTKGKRNSKNSNSNTDVDITKPMRARVPPQRTSLNEMKRRVAAILEFISRTQWELSQDKSSRDDLVRFVDNQQFIQQVDALYANYDESLKMMDDLTRSLLYWQKKYNDPNPDSFTDLIPNTTLSKSTASSNENNISNENNEPTIKE
- the VPS45 gene encoding Vps45p (similar to Saccharomyces cerevisiae VPS45 (YGL095C); ancestral locus Anc_6.174), giving the protein MNLFKVADLYVSRIVNSKAKPNANAEESTKIKALLLDKDTVTTISMCSTQTELLQNEVYLVDTLENPNRDTMRHIKCMVYISPSEESIQLLVKELQNPKYGEYHIFFNNMVSKSQLERLAEADDMEAVVKVEEIFQDYHILNEDLCTLDCSNDLLFRNFELWDEDGLRTVTESITSLLLSLKLRPQIRYATNSKLCAKLAKEVEFSISQNDTSLFDFPTMDTTPILLLLDRKNDPLTPLLQPWTYQSMIHEYIGVKRNIVDLSKVDNIDKDLQKVTLSAKQDPFFHDTMYLNFGELGDKVKQYVINYKDKTQSNTKIETIEDIKGFIEKYPEFRKLSGNVSKHMAIVGELDKQLQLRDIWGVSELEQNISVHDDNQEDYQQLLTLLDSQKLDNFYKLKLSCIYMLRHGNSNPRQMDNLISRLKSSSMPIEDVNLLLKIKKMFHTDFSNNTSVDNMKKTNNVSDHLLSDLARRFNDKLNSRNNNNSTMSDNVFMQHLPEISHILTELSTNKLSIEKYKYLKEPSSIRNTLPPQDTVVFIVGGVTYEEAKIIHEFNQDISKNNNNMRVVLGGNDILSTREFLRSLRL
- the TCO89 gene encoding Tco89p (similar to Saccharomyces cerevisiae TCO89 (YPL180W); ancestral locus Anc_6.175), with amino-acid sequence MGGHRGRTLRTEFEFSTGTNSTEKGQNANTNLTASHVGRHPRQFSTRSRAKSTASFKGLHRNSQTHETVGSSNLSGGNTGSDQQESTRYGSFKKSKSSDFIARKRTVSGLSMTALNRTRTHYSGEPHGKSSPTTHLRTAHSVTSTGLNCSTTPVGLKPRRTKSTHSIVYMKYSEEDGDNNSNNPSITDEEVEYFTEEEEDSKERTHSKKHDVIKRPITPKKTHSEPPVGINELEQKAQLDSQKLSYKAPSDLLNPSKTSEENTNNIKTTVAAFNENAGNESNDKIEPNLQKNINKSENETEAKQAITDEINGEKLKWTEERNKKNDHDKDNKDINTHEDLNDNYSRKMNSSTSETVVPNLDGSVDDDRLDGSDQIEQGNIHSIAHDGGHSLVRHSTSSLRMNGLEEGIISGQKKADSNGIIEPKSKNSKKLTIRTDNTINHNNLIATTQSNGNTIISNYNNSTNNDGYNIQGPPSSNDEKYIPSMILSQSTGVERRFENPPSITNSLNKNFNNLDDTRSIVKEISNKDNNKLDTDSNTNRNMQNQNITISENNKFKTISKQDNFKTQQRGQVNQNSSNYISKNDLNKTTLSEKAGNVDLSRQTNNISTRESLFAGPNKLDKAADQSIKKKEDSILQKEHNRSSLISTGNSAQKSTSFNNFTQFLKEDLENDGDSRTQKKLWLQRESSILDLTAQNNDSTSLFTATNIEVKREFERISHEYTNIRRFDNPLKEGISRLTANEKIYLGKSNTDVKSQGFRSNLFSGFNNQTKRTDDFFNNSELAQLNRILSSIWKEETINFQSQSNPLEKGSIPNQGQHMAQHNRTSMRGILGQNSGMHNQRSINSIQPTTRAVNRRIENQFSSKHTTNL